In a single window of the Leptospira sanjuanensis genome:
- a CDS encoding NAD-dependent epimerase/dehydratase family protein gives MNLFITGASGFVGEAATRILSKKHKVKAMSRSEKTDSVITKAGGEPVRSELNSVDPNQLKGIDVVIHSAAYVEQWGPFQDFWKVNVDGTAQLLEAARKAGVKRFIFIGTEAALFYGQPMIDIDESYPYPKNSPFPYSRTKAEAEKRVLAGNSSEMQTISIRPRLIWGPGDKTVLPVLLKMIAEGNFSWIDGGKALTNTTHIYNLVHAIELALTKGQGGKAYFVTDDEVFNFRNFLGSLLLTQKVVAPNRSVPGWLARFLARIIEAVWKLFGIKNEPPLTRFSASIMSRDCTIKIDNAKKDLGYSPLLSVRQGLAEMPVL, from the coding sequence ATGAATCTTTTTATCACAGGGGCATCCGGCTTTGTAGGAGAAGCCGCCACCCGGATTCTTTCTAAAAAACACAAAGTCAAAGCGATGTCCCGTTCGGAAAAAACCGATTCCGTGATCACCAAAGCAGGAGGAGAACCGGTTCGTTCCGAATTGAATTCCGTAGACCCGAATCAACTCAAAGGAATCGACGTCGTCATTCATAGCGCTGCCTATGTGGAACAATGGGGACCGTTTCAGGATTTTTGGAAAGTCAACGTGGACGGTACGGCGCAGCTCCTCGAGGCGGCGAGAAAGGCAGGCGTAAAACGATTCATCTTTATCGGAACCGAAGCGGCTCTGTTTTACGGACAACCGATGATCGACATCGACGAAAGTTATCCATATCCGAAGAATTCTCCGTTTCCGTATTCACGCACAAAGGCGGAAGCCGAAAAACGCGTGTTAGCCGGAAATTCCTCCGAAATGCAGACGATTTCGATCCGTCCGCGTTTGATTTGGGGACCGGGCGATAAAACCGTTCTTCCCGTTCTTTTGAAAATGATCGCCGAAGGAAATTTCTCTTGGATCGACGGGGGAAAGGCTCTTACCAACACGACTCATATTTACAACTTGGTTCACGCGATCGAGCTCGCTTTGACGAAAGGACAAGGCGGTAAGGCGTATTTCGTTACAGACGACGAAGTATTCAATTTTCGTAATTTTCTCGGATCGCTTCTGCTCACTCAAAAAGTCGTAGCCCCGAATCGGTCCGTTCCGGGTTGGCTCGCTCGTTTTTTAGCGAGAATCATCGAAGCCGTTTGGAAACTTTTTGGAATCAAAAACGAACCTCCGTTGACTCGATTCAGCGCGAGCATCATGTCCCGCGATTGTACGATCAAAATCGACAACGCTAAAAAGGATTTAGGTTATTCTCCGTTGCTCAGCGTTCGTCAAGGTCTCGCAGAGATGCCGGTTCTTTGA
- a CDS encoding PP2C family protein-serine/threonine phosphatase → MIRSKLLRKFLPGIRAKLSFFTAVLVVSILALTSAIYYGQQQAALEEKMNSELKAPLEYVNAAVLDLENLSRSLILIEEFKIRVKEKKQQLSKFKRKVLRKEGGLFGALKSIGASIGLKVKYNYYHKSVDTYFTRYLSEKEIREFETKVKGELRKENGASIDSNLYEKIVNLAKQTASARISAESANARIEQISEEIKTIEEEIASAQDDLKRKNSLAAEKEKLVQENKSLSKDIPNFETKSELGETALTKTLQNFFKGAYKDKIASLGLLPDKVRILEYDTSGKQTLDTGLLFPQSSGTGKKLLALKEFEERRSGLFKGSDVLKTNSEYSESENYEVGGRQYEVSYRTVFRNPGTAERSKIIVSEISENLDSWKEYLEEDKKFSAGLGEISQKLKGRIAELRKAGTAKPASDAEFKNLYIQYRKVLKARDSKLEELNPYRKDRKQWEENWKSEKNSLAARSKSLHEELLLWQKKSVMPVKSDEQKISPEEIQETIRLLEAKIEEVRESLERMDLNKEDWTHLNLFQAPESFGGLRDAALDEFAFLPYRSDSNLMRRYWKDEEERKLAQKKWDLLREWIFAGTSETELPKSKLPILDSGILIRSRSEAEEWMWVLDSTPLLSELGEDPKGLGYDLLRKNHLGYNVVLLDRTEGLRKIRQNREELLRYTALIGAFAVILAYLLAWMVARRIKKIIHQTEEVGKGNLDVEFPPAGYDEIGILSESLNRMTHGLKEREEMKGELLAAEEIQKRLLPEKLPSNLGDAAEFGAFYKAMAGVGGDYYDFIELSKNEVALCVGDVSNHGVGPAIVMSLFRAQVRSILRKGERDLRKILLELNEYLYSDTPDHIFVTFFIAIYDRTTAKMRYASAGHVKPLLYDASEKKLRELPGGGLPIGMDENSFFETTIEPKSFQMDPGDLFFQYTDGLDEARNPQNKMYGKERLFQTLVSNAHQSPTQVIQSIVNDLDGYTGKSIGSAGFSELSDDIAMIAMKRMK, encoded by the coding sequence ATGATCCGAAGCAAACTTCTTCGTAAGTTCCTTCCCGGCATCCGAGCCAAACTTTCCTTTTTCACGGCCGTATTGGTCGTGTCGATTCTCGCGCTGACTTCCGCGATCTATTACGGACAACAACAAGCCGCGCTCGAAGAGAAGATGAACTCCGAGCTGAAAGCGCCTTTGGAATACGTAAACGCGGCGGTTCTCGATCTCGAAAATTTAAGCCGAAGTCTGATCCTCATCGAAGAATTCAAAATCCGAGTGAAGGAGAAAAAACAACAACTCAGCAAATTCAAAAGAAAGGTTCTCCGGAAAGAAGGGGGACTTTTCGGCGCGTTGAAATCCATCGGAGCTTCGATCGGATTAAAAGTGAAATACAACTACTATCACAAATCCGTGGACACCTACTTTACGCGCTATCTTTCCGAAAAGGAAATCCGGGAATTCGAAACCAAGGTAAAGGGAGAATTGAGAAAGGAAAACGGAGCTTCCATCGATTCAAATCTCTATGAAAAGATCGTAAATCTTGCCAAACAAACCGCGTCGGCGAGAATCTCCGCCGAATCGGCAAATGCAAGAATCGAACAGATCTCCGAAGAAATCAAAACGATCGAAGAAGAGATCGCCTCCGCGCAGGACGATCTTAAAAGGAAAAATTCCCTCGCGGCGGAAAAGGAAAAGCTCGTTCAGGAAAACAAAAGTCTTTCAAAAGATATTCCGAATTTTGAAACCAAATCGGAGTTAGGCGAAACGGCTCTTACGAAAACGCTGCAGAACTTTTTCAAAGGCGCCTATAAAGATAAGATCGCATCGCTCGGTTTGTTGCCCGATAAGGTTCGGATTTTGGAATACGATACTTCCGGAAAACAAACCTTGGATACCGGTTTGCTGTTTCCTCAATCCTCGGGAACGGGAAAAAAACTTCTCGCGTTGAAAGAATTCGAGGAAAGACGCTCCGGTTTGTTCAAAGGTTCGGACGTATTAAAAACGAATTCCGAATATTCGGAATCCGAGAACTACGAAGTCGGCGGAAGACAATACGAGGTTTCGTATCGGACCGTTTTCAGAAATCCCGGAACGGCGGAACGATCCAAAATCATCGTATCCGAAATTTCGGAGAATCTGGATTCTTGGAAAGAATATCTCGAGGAGGACAAAAAATTCTCCGCAGGCTTGGGTGAAATTTCCCAAAAGCTAAAGGGAAGAATCGCCGAACTCAGAAAAGCCGGAACCGCTAAGCCCGCTTCGGACGCCGAATTCAAAAACCTTTATATTCAATACCGTAAGGTTCTGAAGGCCAGGGATTCTAAATTAGAAGAATTGAATCCTTATAGGAAGGATCGTAAACAATGGGAAGAGAATTGGAAGTCCGAAAAGAATTCTCTTGCAGCCCGATCCAAATCCTTGCACGAGGAACTTCTCCTTTGGCAGAAGAAATCGGTAATGCCCGTAAAATCGGACGAACAAAAAATCTCACCGGAAGAAATCCAAGAGACGATCCGTTTGCTCGAAGCGAAAATCGAAGAGGTTCGTGAATCGTTGGAACGAATGGATTTAAACAAAGAAGATTGGACTCATCTGAATCTTTTTCAAGCCCCCGAATCTTTCGGAGGTCTGCGCGATGCTGCCTTGGATGAATTCGCGTTTTTACCGTATCGTTCCGATTCCAATTTAATGAGGAGATATTGGAAAGACGAAGAAGAACGGAAACTTGCGCAGAAAAAATGGGATCTTCTGCGGGAATGGATCTTTGCGGGAACTTCAGAAACCGAACTTCCCAAGTCGAAACTTCCGATCTTGGATTCGGGAATTTTAATCCGAAGCAGAAGCGAAGCGGAGGAATGGATGTGGGTTCTCGATTCCACTCCGTTGTTAAGCGAACTCGGCGAGGATCCGAAAGGTCTCGGTTACGATCTTCTTCGTAAAAATCATCTGGGATACAACGTGGTTCTTTTGGACCGTACGGAAGGTTTGAGAAAGATCCGTCAAAATCGGGAGGAACTTCTACGTTATACGGCATTGATCGGCGCCTTTGCAGTAATTCTCGCGTATCTGCTTGCTTGGATGGTTGCAAGAAGAATCAAAAAAATCATTCATCAAACCGAAGAAGTCGGTAAGGGAAATCTGGATGTGGAATTTCCTCCCGCGGGTTATGACGAAATCGGGATTTTGAGCGAATCCCTCAATCGGATGACGCACGGTTTAAAGGAACGGGAGGAAATGAAAGGGGAACTCCTCGCCGCCGAAGAAATTCAAAAACGTCTTCTGCCCGAAAAACTTCCAAGCAATTTGGGAGATGCTGCGGAGTTCGGCGCGTTCTACAAAGCGATGGCCGGAGTCGGCGGCGATTACTACGACTTTATCGAGTTGAGTAAAAACGAAGTCGCTCTTTGTGTGGGGGACGTTTCCAATCACGGAGTCGGACCCGCGATCGTTATGTCATTGTTCCGCGCGCAGGTGCGTTCGATTCTCCGCAAAGGCGAACGGGATCTCCGAAAAATTCTTCTCGAACTGAACGAATATCTGTATTCCGATACGCCCGATCATATCTTCGTTACTTTCTTTATCGCCATCTACGATCGAACCACTGCGAAGATGAGATATGCATCCGCGGGGCACGTCAAACCGCTGTTATACGACGCGTCCGAAAAAAAACTCAGGGAACTTCCGGGCGGAGGATTGCCGATCGGAATGGATGAGAATTCCTTTTTTGAAACCACGATCGAACCGAAATCGTTTCAGATGGATCCTGGCGATCTTTTCTTTCAGTACACGGACGGTTTGGACGAAGCGCGTAATCCTCAAAACAAAATGTACGGCAAGGAAAGATTGTTTCAGACGCTCGTGTCAAACGCACATCAATCGCCTACTCAAGTAATCCAATCCATCGTGAATGATTTGGACGGCTACACGGGCAAAAGCATCGGAAGTGCGGGCTTTTCCGAACTTTCTGACGACATCGCTATGATCGCAATGAAGCGCATGAAATAA
- a CDS encoding STAS domain-containing protein: MATLTIQEKKEGNLLVLQIQGEIDAKTAPDLKLKLESSIGNGATKIVCDFSGVSYIASAGIGVLNSILKFLKEKSGELVFANIKKEVRDTMDLMYFTKKIRIFESVKDALAAF, encoded by the coding sequence ATGGCGACACTTACGATTCAGGAAAAAAAAGAAGGAAATCTTTTGGTTCTTCAAATTCAAGGAGAGATCGACGCGAAAACCGCGCCGGATTTGAAATTGAAATTGGAATCCTCCATCGGAAACGGCGCGACAAAGATCGTATGCGACTTCTCCGGAGTTTCTTACATCGCTTCGGCGGGAATCGGGGTTCTCAACTCCATTCTGAAATTCTTAAAGGAAAAATCCGGAGAACTCGTATTCGCCAATATCAAAAAAGAGGTTCGAGACACGATGGACCTTATGTATTTTACGAAAAAAATTCGCATCTTCGAATCGGTCAAGGACGCATTGGCGGCGTTTTAA
- a CDS encoding ATP-binding protein, protein MNSKKELTHTFPNDLSELSKIREVVRNFLGNECGDLIRGRLVFAVDEAITNVIEHGFPDQRASNVELKMRRNKDTWRFTITDEGIPFDPTLKKSDTWKELFETGADGGFGLRSLKKIMTVRYKRLKRPERNRLTLIHTRIENDPKQTSS, encoded by the coding sequence ATGAATTCGAAAAAGGAATTAACGCATACGTTTCCGAACGATCTTTCGGAACTTTCCAAAATCCGGGAAGTTGTCCGTAATTTTTTAGGGAACGAATGCGGAGATCTGATTCGAGGTCGACTCGTGTTCGCGGTGGACGAAGCGATTACGAACGTGATCGAACACGGATTTCCCGATCAAAGGGCGTCTAACGTTGAACTCAAAATGAGACGCAACAAAGACACTTGGAGATTCACCATCACCGACGAAGGAATTCCATTCGATCCCACCTTGAAAAAAAGCGATACTTGGAAGGAGCTTTTCGAAACCGGAGCGGACGGCGGATTCGGTTTAAGATCGTTGAAAAAAATCATGACCGTCCGTTATAAACGTCTCAAACGTCCTGAAAGAAACAGACTCACACTCATTCACACAAGGATAGAAAATGATCCGAAGCAAACTTCTTCGTAA